The Musa acuminata AAA Group cultivar baxijiao chromosome BXJ2-5, Cavendish_Baxijiao_AAA, whole genome shotgun sequence genomic interval CAGTCCTGGCAGCTCACCCCTCCGCCGCCACCGCTGCCTCTCATGCTTAACGTGGGGCCGACAGTTCCACCAGCATGGAGCGGCTCATCCGAGAAGGAAAGAAGCCCGGCGGTGGTGGAGGTGTAGAGGTGCTGGTGCTGGTGctgctgccatagctcgaagcctcTTGTGTAGGTGGTGATCTCTTCGGTTCTactgccaccaccaccgccactgccACTGCCGTATAGGAATAAGCTCTCAGGTGGaatcccttcttctcctcctccttgccTGCTTCCCCCACCTAAAGAGAATCCTGCCATGCTCCTTCCTCGAGAACTCTTAAATCCATAGGAGGATCGATCGATCCCCCTCTCCTCTTTCTCTACCCTTTGCCTAATCCACTAGATCTAATTCTTTACAAGGAAGGCAAAAATAATCACAAGGCACAACATGGTAAGACTACAAATCAACTAATGAAAGGGGTTCGAATTGCGTGAAGAGATAAAGATAGATAGACATAGTAGAATTAAGCGATTGTACCTCTACTAAATTACTTGTATCCTTCAAGGAGTAGAGGGATCGTTCTTGTGATGCTAGTTTTCTTGCTACTTCTCTGCAACTCTTGTCCGCTTTTTGTTTGTCGTTAACGATCTCTAGctgctctgagagagagagagacaggcgGGCACAGGCACAGCCGCAGCCGCTGCAGCTGAACTCCTCTCCCtcgcttctctctcttcttcgatCCCTCGaattcccttctctctctctctctctctccgtgttTGCGGAGTATATTCAAGCCGAGGTCTTAGAGCCACTGTAACGCCGCCATGGAGACTGCAACCACTCTCTGCTGCCACCACCTCAATCCCATTTATTACACCactaccttctcctcctcctcctcctcctcctcttctctttctctgctagaaaaagaataaaaaacataTTCTTTTGACTCACTAAAAATAAAACCATATATACCTGATTTAATCTACGAAAATAAAGAAACAAAGGAAATCAACCTAATCTTCCCtctgctttctttcttttttggttcCCCGTCATCCAATATGAGCTACCGCAAGACTGTGGACCATATTGTTGCGCGATCTAAGGGAGGAAAGTGTTACACGTGTCAAACCGACAGCTGTTGCCTGGCGCAAAACCCGCTACTTTTTGCTGCCTCTCTCTCAACTTTTATGTCGCTGCTCCAAAGTTAGAGAAGCCTAACAATACAACACGGAACAGAGCGAGACGAAGACATCGCAAACAAGTCTGCCCTCATTCAGACTGCCTGCAGTATGTGATGTGTGCCTCAGTATCAGTGTTGCAGTGAATAGAAGACAGGGCGGGAGGCGAAGATGAGTCGGGATTCGTATTTACTACCCGTAGGTCCTCGTATTCGGTTCCTAGCAGTGTCTTTCTTTCCCTATCTGGGTACTGTTCTTTTGCTTATTTTATGGGCGTATACTGCATCGTTTTACGTGCAGTACTATGCATGAGTTTTCTATTGCTATGCATTCATTGCCCCGCCGGTCCGGAATCCCGCCGAATGTGGCCACTTAACTCGGGACACGTTCCATCTCCCACGGCAACTCTTCATCCACACCGAtggaatgcatgcatgcatgggtgATTAGTGTCGGATATACCCTAATGACAGCATAGCAACTTGAATTTAGCGGCAGCAAGCTACGTGGTGGTGTAGGTGTCGTAGTGCAATAAGTTAATGACGATTCCCCCGTCGACGACTAAGATTCGGGATATGAGACGATGGATGGGTCCACAGGAAGAGGACCACCTATTGGTCCTAATCAGCATGGAATGTGGTCCCACTGGACCGCATTGTCCTTGCTAGTTCGTCCAAACCTAGCTCACAAGGAACTGAAGGCTGTCATCACTGAACTCTACGATTAGGAAGGTCAAGTAAGAGGAAAAAGTAGAGGTAATGTTCATTGATTGGTTCATCTTTTGCACTATCGCATCCGAGCTATCAACGATCTCCTGCATCTTATACCGAGGATGAGTGGACCCTTATGATGTGGAATCGGTAGAGCACGTAGTTGAACGTGAGCTGGCTAAATACTATCCATGTTTGCAGGAATACGTACGCAGTATGGGTGGATAATGCGATGCCGAAAAAGGACAGTCGTGGAGCTGAATTGCTGGGAGAATGATGCGGGGGTGTCCCGATGAACGTGTACCTGTCGCTTCTCTTCACTCCTCGAGCCCTGTGCGGCCTCCCGGGAGTTGACTCCGTCTCCTTTCTCTCCTTTCCGGTCTGTAGCCCTCTCTCtccgcctcttcttcttctcatctcgGCTGGCGTTGTCGGACTCAGCGCCACCACGATTCCATAAAGAAACGAATACACAGTGCTGGTGAGCGAGAGATCAGAGAAAGAAGACGACACAAATCCCGGAGCCAACAAACTTCGTTCTCAGCGTGTCCACAGAGAATCCATGTGATCGAGGAGTGGTATTCCCCCAGTAATATTCCAGACCTTGATCTcttcccctcttctctctctctctctacatgatGGTAACCCATGTCGTGCATGGCCACACGTGTTTTGATTAGGGCAACCAATCCTTGGTTTCCTTCCTGCACGTTTCAGTAGTAGACCACCGAACAAATACGTTCTACTTGAGCTTGGCTATGTTTACGTCTCAGCAGAACTGCTCATCTAATGacctgtttcttcttcttcaagcttttctttttcctctcgtTACAGGGCACATAGAGAAGGACAAGAGGAAACGTAGATACATCGTATCTGCTCATCATACTTGTGATGAAGATATAACCCTACAAAACGCATCTGAGTAAACTTTGGTCATATTTAAATTGACTAGTGGATGAGTAGATATGTATTCATCTCGATCAATGACTATGATTCTCCTATGTTGACTCAACGGAGAAACAGGCTGGGGGAAGAGATGGAACTGGCGAGTTCTTCTATCTTTGTCACAAGAAAACAGGAATCGCAGCCCAAAGGAGCAATCGTCTATACTTTTATGGAGTCTGATTCTAAATGTCAGGGATCCTATCGATGAAGCACGTTCGTGCATATAGGAAACCTTCTGTTGGAAACCTTCGAGCTTTACTCCACCGATTAAGATGATAGATATCCTGTACTGTACGAGATCCAATTGTGAAGCTTGGTAGTCAAGCATGGTGGTTGGGCCCCCCACTAGGGATAGGTGGGCCCTGCCAGTGGACGTCTATGAGGTGGGATTAGACGGTCCTAATCAAAAGAACAATTGAAAAGGATTGACATTAATGAGCAGAATCACTGCACGCAATATGCAAGCAGCGTTAGACTGTGTCAGATACCCCAGCAATTCAATACTTCAGTTGATAGATTTTATGATCGTGACGTGATTGGGAGAATATTATATTTAGGTTTGGGTCCTCCATTGATTTGGAGAATATTATCGATCATTTGATTTGTGTCTGATATTTAGGTTGGAAGAAGAGATAAAAAGTTGTTTCTCATCCGTCCTTATCGTCTCCTCGAAGATTATTCTATAGAATACATCGAAGCTCATTTTTAATATAATCAAAGGGTCACTTGTTTACCATCGATGACTATACTTTATTAACTTCGATGTTAGAGAAATCGATTCGAAAAATCTCTTTGACCTTAGTCTTATTCAGGTAACACCTTAAATGATCTCCTCAGAAGTTTAATGTTTTCATCTCGGATGCACCTCAGATAACCTTGGGCACAATAGTCTAAATCACGTCAAACTGACTCGGACATCAACAATACCTTTTCGGACTATTAATTTTGTTCAGTTTGAATAGTCTCTTTTTCCGCTTTCCATATAAAACTAATCGAAATCTAATAATTTCTCTCGTTTAAAAGTTTGATATTCTTATGAACGAAACATGATCAAGTCAATGGATGAATAGATTTTCCCTACTCAGCTTCATCACATGATCGACACTCTGATATCAACTATCATAGATCTATCTTCCTCCTTTGTGTCGGTTGACCATTTtgcttccttttttctttttgtccttCCCTCGTTCACGTCGTCCCTTCTATTTAGGGTTGAGGAAAAAGTAGATGATCAGCTCCCTCCTCCCCCTGCACGtatctcttcctcctcttatcCACCTCTTCTGCAATGGCGACAGTGATGAGCGTTATTGAAGAAGGTAAAGGAGGATGGTGAGATGAAATGTATGTCCACGTTGAGCCGACGTAGTTTTCCAAAGGACAAGGATGACAGGTAGACAAGGCACATAGCTCACTGTCTGCCATCTCCCCTCCTTTGACCTCTTTGTCCAAATCAACGCCGAGTACAAGAATTGCCATTAGATCCTTTTCTGATCCACATATTAGATTTGGAGATATTTAGAAGATCTTGAATTTTTCTTCTAACAACATCCAAGCCAGTACAATGTCGGACTCGATCCAATTGATAAGATTgacaattgttagcataaaatctgtaatcatgttatctgtaatgcgaaaaaacttttatattaagattaaaatcaaataaaattagatctaacaatataTTACGATACCTACTTGTTCAGAAAAATAAACCTTATTTGATCTACAAACACTTCATCGTCGGATTTGAGATATTAATTTGCAAAGCGAAACTAGATCcttttcctctcttcctatctcttcctatcttttcataggaccacattgattgatggattaggggattaggggaatgagattgagagaaaaaccttgATCTCTCAACTACGTTGAGATGTACTAAGATCATCCCTTATTTAGCCGGTTATGTCTAGACGAGAACAAAAGgtttaggataagttattaggaaagTTCCTTcccatctcctaaggaatcctattttAACTGAATTTTTAATAATCGAATcaaattatatctataatatatcttatctaattaaataggataACATAATCCAACAATAGTGACATAATCAAGCTGGCAATGAAACAGGTGTGAGCAATGGTCTGTCGGAGAAGAAGGCCTCCAAGTTAGCTGCAGTCAGCTGACAGAGGTCGGAAGACGACTCGAATGTTTGCATGGCCACATGAGGTGAAAGCACTACATTATCCACGACAAAGAGCTCCTCTGGAACAGCAGGTTCATGCTCGAACACGTCGAGAGCGGCACCGCCGATCTCGCCTCGCATCAGGCGTTTCACTAACTCTGCCTCGTCCACAAGAGCTCCTCTGCCCACATTGATGACGATCCCATCCTTCCCCAGTGCTGCCATAACATCCTTGTTGATGATGTGGTGTGTTTCATGGGTAAGAGCACAAGCTAGAACTAGCACATCACTTTGAGCTGCAAGATCAGCAACGCTGGGGAAGTATGTGTATGGAAATTGTGGCTTTCTGCATCTTGAGAAGTATGAGATTGGACAACCAAAAGCTTGCAGCCTTTTAGCTACTTCAGATCCAATACTTCCCAGCCCTACAATGCCGACCCGCTTCCCACCCAACTGCAGCCATTAAGCAGAGATCAACAACTTCTAGTGTTTTGATTCTAGCAGAGATCAAGAGAACACATGTATAAAGTAATACTAAGATCATGATGCTCTCATGCAGTGCAGTAATTAATTAGACTTTTGGCGAATCTTCAACGCAAACAAGACTTGCATAGCACAAAGCTTCGTCTTCCGCATATAATAGTCTCAAGAAACGTAATAGCACATGAAAGAAATAGAAGCGAAGGGGCAAAACTGGTGGACGGAACCAAACCTTGGAGCCGAGAGGGTAGTCGCCACCACGCGGCCACAGACCACGGCGGACGTACCGGTCGCACGTCGACACCCGGCGTAAAACGTCAATGAGTAGGCCGACAGCATACTCGGCGACTTCCTGGGAGAAGACGTTGCCGGCGTTGGCGACGGCGATGCCGCGGCGGGCGCACTCGGCGAGGTCGATGTGGTTGACGCCGGCGCTGGTGGTGCAGACGAAGCGGAGGGCGGGAAGGGCGTCGAGGAGGGGCCCGTCGACGGTGAAGAGGTTGATGACGAGGAGGGCGCGGACGTCGGCGGCGTGGCTGGCGAGGAAGCTGTCTAGGGGCAGCGGCGACTCCCACGATTTCAGGAGCTCGAACCGCGCCGAGAGGACTTCGTCCAGGGCTGCAGAGGGCGGGCGGAGCAAGAGCAGCTGCGGCCGCTCTGTTTCCGGCCGACCTTGCGGCACCGAGCTCGACGCCATCGAACGGAAAGAGGGAAGGGAACGACCGGCAACTTAATATGGTGAGCGTTGACGTCATCGCCTTTGGGCTCCACCGTCCATTTGTCAGCCACGccactgaaaaaaaaaagttttggggACTGAATATACGGCTAAATACAtctagatttaaaaattttatattggaTTATCAAAATTAAGTATATAGGTTCATTTAtcttaatattatcaattttattgataaaaatatataaataataaataaataataataattttagtatTTCAATCGATGGTTATAGATAACATTGGTTGTGGTAGATGACGATACCATTGGGGTCACGAGAGATAAGAGCTCATCTGTATCTGCATTTACATCGATGTTGATACAGTTGCCAAGGGACTCTTTTATCGTTCTACATTTGTGTTAGCACCGATGCAGACATCGAGTGACCCTTTTACCAATCGATAATTATGTCGGCGCAAATACAGATGTTGAGCAACGCTGCTTTACATTTACGTCGGATCTATCGAGCGATGTCGCTTTACATCTGCAGAGTGACTCTCATCTTCACTCTTTTCGTTCATAACAACCACTCACAATATAATCGTTTGCCACCACTAATGTCGTTCGCTATCAccaactgaaatattaaaattattttttttacatatatttttttttatatatttttattgataaaactaaaaatattatgataaataaagctaaatattttacttttataattataaaaattttaatataaaattttttaagtttacgAATTGAAATAATAAGGTCTAACTATAAGGGTAATATGTAATAAATCCCAAAATATAAGTACAAAATCAAAAATATATTACTATCAGAGTTTAATGTCTGTTTGATTAAATGTTTTTGGAGATGTCAGATATGGTGACATATTACATTAACAGTAATATTTTAAGATCGAATCTTCTCTCTTTATCATTTACcttaaaaaaatatgaaaatttaATGCATGCCTCTCTTGTCTTTTATGTCTAATTAAGCAATTTAGAATGTATGCATCTCTTGTTTTTTATTTCCAAAAGATAATTTCGATTGCCTTTTCCTGGCTTCGTTAACGCTCATATTCCAAGTGAACGCATCATTGTGCACAGAAAGATGCGCTGTGCAAGTAGAATGTGACACATATTTTGTTGCTTATGTTTTAAATGGACACATGAGAAAATGATTATGTTCTTGACAGACATATCATATACAAGAGATGTTTTACTTGGAACCGACTGGGAATTCCTAAATAGATGCCATTTATTATCCAATTAAACATCATCAAACACAGAATTCGCATGGCCACTAATGCAAAAGTAAGATGTTTGCATTCGACATGCCAACACAACTCTCTGCGAACTATTTCAGTCAGTTATCAAAATGACAAAAGATTGTTAAGAATAATACGATCAAGTGCGTACCGAAACAGGAGTTAGTAATGGTCTGTCGGAGAAGAAGGCATTTAAGTTAGCTATCATCAGCTGACAAAGTTCGGAagacatttcaagtgtatgcacGGCGAAATGAGCTGAAAGCACCACATTGTCCATGCAACAGAGTTCCTCCGGAACAGCAGGTTCGTGCTCGAACACATCGAGACCAGCACCGCCGATCTCCCTTTGCATCAGGTGTTTCACTAACTCAGCCTCATCCACAAGAGCTCCTCTGCCCACATTTATAATGATCCCATCCTTCCCCAGTGCTGACATAACATCTCTGTTGATGATGTGGTATGTTTCTTCGGTTAGGGCACAAGACAGCACCAGCACGTCGCTTTCGGCGGCAAGATCGCGAACGCTTGGGAAGTATGTGTATGGAACTTGTGGCTTTCTGCTTCTTGAGAAATATGAGATTGAACAACCAAAAGCTTCGAGCCTTTTGGCTATTTCAGATCCAATACTTCCCAGCCCTACAATGCCAACCCGCTTGCTGCCCAACTGCAACCATCAAGAGGAGATCAACATCCATATAGACCCATGTTAGCTAGACAATGAATGCAGAATTGGCATTTTtccaaataatataaaaaaaaaattagcactCAGCGAAGTTACATATGATTTTGCTGAATAATCTACAATAGACTTAGAAACTAATGCATATAATAGAAGGCAAAAAAGTAACCCCAAATACTAAGAACAACAAATTAAAGAGGCTCACATTTACAATGTGATAGATGAACTTCAAATACATAAGCAGGCTTGTTTCATTTTATCAAGAAAACACCAAATGTTCAAGAAATTAATATATCTATACTTCTGAAAAGAATATTATATTGCACATTTTGCAtttggttttaataaaaactGCATTTTTAATTGCATCAAACCACaacgaaaataataaaatatttattaattaatttcacAGAATAGATAGATGATTTTCCTAttgataaaatgagaaaaaattacTTTGATCTAGAGCTCAACACATGGATGGAAAAAACAAAGGACCTCAACCGGCAGCTCCACAACATTGATGATTTACTAATAGAAAATATTAACCGGATATTTTCTATTACTTTGTTTCCCTAGCCGCAAGCAGCTAAAGGAGGAGCTATTAAAAGTAAATGTGAGCATGGTAAATGAGGTTGGACCCTCTCTACACATTCTAATCTCACTTCGAGAATTTGACCTGAGCGTCGGAGAGACCAAATCGGAATACCCCTCTCAACATTAATCTTGTGCCTTGGGATCGACACCACCTCAGGCGATCAAGACCTTTGGCTCGATCAAAGTTACTTGCGCAAATTGGGCTTTAACCAAGTCAAGCTGACTAACTCACTCGAAAGCGACCACCAGCATCATATCACAACACTTACATAAATAGATTTGTGCAGTAACCAATATAGTTAACTTATATACAACAACACAAGCCACCAATATATCTACCCGAGGCCCAATCATTTTTGCACATCACTTTTCAATAATGTATTTTAAATGACTATCTTGGTCATTAACTTAGCTTCCTTGCTTACCTAGAAGCACACTGAGCTGCATGAGATATAAAAAGAGTCAAATGGCCCATGAAAGATGTAAAGAACTCTGTGATCATGTCTCGTAGACAAAGCTAGGTTGAGCTGTTCCAAGGCATTTGATCTTGTTTATAgaaaatttagaaaaattatgTTTTATTGTCAGCACATCAAATCAGAATGCAGCAGAGAACTTTCTAAGATAAACCATGCCCttttgtcacggccttagctggaattgcctaaggcgtgaggcaccattgcggccaagatgcaaacttagcttgcgttgcctaagtcgcgaggcacccttgcggcaaagacgcgaacttaacttgcgttgcctaagtcgcgcttcgcccttgcgatattgttccgcaaagatcagcccacttgcaacctctcgcaggacccgaaggacctgtaaaagagaaagttgattagttcgaaagaacgagtgaCAGACAAGTCCTGACGtttcgcgaaaagaggggaagctttacaagcaattcaacgagcaccttgcatgcacaagagaaaagagggagagggggaaaacaaggactttagagggttgaacaaacagctgcaagtccacaaacagctgctcaccgggtgccgaacgcgataacaagttcccgtcaaggtaacgtgcgaacttgcgaaaggttgttcaacgcccaactctataccaaagccccatccagccttatgccacctggggggttcaaaggggctgagatggctgacattttggtgagcggaggtgggctgtagaaaacagcccgcggcacacgaaaacggagctgttttgatcggttcggtgagcgatcactTTGTAGCGCtgtaacttgttcgaacttacatttttacaagcaaaatgactcaaaaccagggCAAAACAGGttgccaagtagctgtacatgtagatgagagcgacgaactgtcacgacc includes:
- the LOC103985076 gene encoding glyoxylate/hydroxypyruvate reductase HPR3-like — encoded protein: MASSSVPQGRPETERPQLLLLRPPSAALDEVLSARFELLKSWESPLPLDSFLASHAADVRALLVINLFTVDGPLLDALPALRFVCTTSAGVNHIDLAECARRGIAVANAGNVFSQEVAEYAVGLLIDVLRRVSTCDRYVRRGLWPRGGDYPLGSKLGGKRVGIVGLGSIGSEVAKRLQAFGCPISYFSRCRKPQFPYTYFPSVADLAAQSDVLVLACALTHETHHIINKDVMAALGKDGIVINVGRGALVDEAELVKRLMRGEIGGAALDVFEHEPAVPEELFVVDNVVLSPHVAMQTFESSSDLCQLTAANLEAFFSDRPLLTPVSLPA
- the LOC135612447 gene encoding glyoxylate/hydroxypyruvate reductase HPR3-like, which encodes MASGSEAQGRRGTERPQVLLLRPPLSVLHEALSARFQLLRPWESPLPFDRFLAAHSAGVSALLVTGLVPVDGPLLDALPALRFIVTTSSGVNHIDLAECARRGIAVANAGTIFSLDVADYAVGLLIDVLRRVSASDWYVRRGLWPRAGDYPLGSKLGSKRVGIVGLGSIGSEIAKRLEAFGCSISYFSRSRKPQVPYTYFPSVRDLAAESDVLVLSCALTEETYHIINRDVMSALGKDGIIINVGRGALVDEAELVKHLMQREIGGAGLDVFEHEPAVPEELCCMDNVVLSAHFAVHTLEMSSELCQLMIANLNAFFSDRPLLTPVSVRT